The genomic DNA CATCACCGAATACCATCATGGTTTTGTCCATATAGAACAGATCATTGTCCAGCCCGGCATAGCCTGCATTCATCGAGCGCTTCACCACGATGATGGTACGCGCTTTGTGCGCATCCAGAATCGGCATGCCGTAGATGGGGCTGGCCGGATCTTTTTGTGCTGCTGGGTTCACCACATCGTTGGCGCCAATCACCAACACCACGTCAGTATTGGAGAAGTCTGTGTTGATCTCTTCCATCTCCAACACTTTGTCGTAGGGTACTTCCGCCTCGGCCAGCAACACGTTCATATGGCCTGGCATGCGGCCTGCGACAGGATGAATGGCGTAGCGCACGTTCACGCCTTTTTCGGCCAGCAGCGTGGCAAATTCTTGTAGCGCATGCTGCGCACGAGATACAGCCAAGCCGTAGCCAGGTACGATGATGACGCTGTCGGCATTGCCCATCAGGAAAGATGCGTCTTCAGCCGAGCCTGATTTATAACTCTTCTGGACTCCGCTGTCGCCGCCACTGGCAGCGTTGTCGCCAGTGCCCATGCCACCGAAGATGACATTCATCAACGAGCGGTTCATCGCCTTGCACATGATGTATGACAGGATGGCACCCGATGAGCCGACCAGCGAGCCAGCAATGATCAATACCGAATTGTTCAACGTGAAACCGATACCCGCCGCCGCCCAGCCTGAGTAGGAGTTCAGCATGGACACCACCACCGGCATATCACCGCCGCCGATCGGTGCAATCAGGAAGTAACCCAGCACCAGGGCAATGGCAGTCATAGCCAGAAAGGCCTGTAGATTTTCCGTGATGAAATAAGCCCCACCCAAACCGGCCATGGCCAATGCCAACAATAGCTGAACTGGTTTGACCCACCCCCCCTTGAGCGGCTTGGAGCCAGCCTTGCCAGACAGCTTCAGATAGGCCACCACCGAGGCTGTGAAGGTGATTGCGCCAATGAAACAGCCAATGAACAACTCAAAGCGATGTACGCCATCATGGTGCTGGTTGGTATTGAACACAGCCGCGATGGCGATCAACACCGCAGCCAAACCCACCAAAGAGTGCATCAGCGCGACGGTTTCCGGCATCTGTGTCATCTGCACCGTCTTGGCGCGATAGCCCCCGATGACGGCACCCGCGATGATGGCTGACACAATCAACGCAAAGTTTGGGTTAGGGGCCACGGCAAAAGTGATCAAGATGGACAAGGCCATGCCGATCATGCCGTAGGTATTCCCCATACGAGCACCCACAGGGCTCGACAACCCTTTCAGTGCCAGAATGAATAAAATGGCCGCGACCAGGTAGACCCAGTCCGCATAAGGCGTCAGAAATTGCATGTTGCGGCTCCCTTATTTCTTCTTCTTGAACATTTCCAGCATGCGCTGGGTCACCATGAAGCCACCAAAGATATTGATGCTGGCCAGGAAGACAGCGATTGCACCCAGCACCGATGTCAGGGTGATTGCCTCGCCGCCGATATACACCACCTGTAGCATGGCCCCCACGACGATGATGCCCGATACCGCGTTGGTGACCGCCATCAACGGGGTGTGCAGTGCCGGGGTGACGTTCCACACCACGTGGTAGCCGACAAAGATGGCCAATACGAAAATGGTGAAGCTTGCAGTGAACGGGTCCATGGTGTGGGCGGCATGGGCGGCCTGTTGCGCAGCCTGGGTGATGACTTCTGCAGCCTGAGTGGTGGTTTGTTGTGCATCCA from Chitinivorax tropicus includes the following:
- a CDS encoding NAD(P)(+) transhydrogenase (Re/Si-specific) subunit beta; amino-acid sequence: MQFLTPYADWVYLVAAILFILALKGLSSPVGARMGNTYGMIGMALSILITFAVAPNPNFALIVSAIIAGAVIGGYRAKTVQMTQMPETVALMHSLVGLAAVLIAIAAVFNTNQHHDGVHRFELFIGCFIGAITFTASVVAYLKLSGKAGSKPLKGGWVKPVQLLLALAMAGLGGAYFITENLQAFLAMTAIALVLGYFLIAPIGGGDMPVVVSMLNSYSGWAAAGIGFTLNNSVLIIAGSLVGSSGAILSYIMCKAMNRSLMNVIFGGMGTGDNAASGGDSGVQKSYKSGSAEDASFLMGNADSVIIVPGYGLAVSRAQHALQEFATLLAEKGVNVRYAIHPVAGRMPGHMNVLLAEAEVPYDKVLEMEEINTDFSNTDVVLVIGANDVVNPAAQKDPASPIYGMPILDAHKARTIIVVKRSMNAGYAGLDNDLFYMDKTMMVFGDAKKVVEDMVKGLH
- a CDS encoding proton-translocating transhydrogenase family protein, with the protein product MDAQQTTTQAAEVITQAAQQAAHAAHTMDPFTASFTIFVLAIFVGYHVVWNVTPALHTPLMAVTNAVSGIIVVGAMLQVVYIGGEAITLTSVLGAIAVFLASINIFGGFMVTQRMLEMFKKKK